The nucleotide sequence CCGAGAAACGTCTTTTCTTGGCGGCAGATTCGCTTTTTTCGCTCAGGGATTCTTTCAGGAACTTCAAGCCGAACAGGAAGTTCGCAAAGCACAAAGCCGCCACCCAGTAAGAGGCAAACGAAGTGTCAAAGTGCGGGGCTGGATTGATGTGGTGACCCCACACTGCTAAACCGCCACCCAAAGCCGGGCCGACAACAAAGCCCAAACCAAATGCGGCACCGATCAGAGCCATGCCTTTGGAGCGCTCATGTTTTGGGGTGATGTCTGAAATGTAAGCCGATGCGGTGGAAAGGCTGGCGCCAAAGAAGCCCGCAAGGATGCGTGCAACAAAAAGCCATTCTAAGGACCTTGCCCAGGCAAACATGATGTAAGACAGAGTTTCGCCGACCAAGCAGAACAGCAGAATCGGGCGACGACCCAGGCGATCGCTGAGGCGGCCCCAGAACGGAGCAAACAGGAATTGCATCAGGGAATAAACTGAAAGCAGCAAGCCTGTTTCAAGCGCCGTGGCGCCGAAGTTGCGACTTAGGATGGGGAGGATTGGGATAACCACACCAAAGCCCACTAAATACAGGAAAACAGTGAAAAAGATGATGGCCAGCTGTGATTTGTTTGATGTCGCAGTCATAGGGTTGTTAATATTAGGAAGTTATGAAAATGGCAAATAATCTTCCGCGTTGGGCGTGTGTCGCTCTGTCTATTTTTTCGATCTCATTGCCAGCTCTGGCTGTGGATAACTACAAGGAATTTCGCCGGGATCACTGGGATTTCGAGGTGAATGCCAACTATTTCTATTCTGAGGCCAATTATCCGGCTTCAGGGGGCGGCAGTCAGAGCCTGGTAAGCGGCAACAGTTACTCATTGATCGATACTTCTTTTGGGACTCGCTATGTTCCGAAAAGAAACTGGTCGATTTTGGGCTGGGGAACGATCAGTAATGCCGAAAGCAAGGACTCGGTCGCAAGCCGTTCCAACAGCTCGATCAGCGAAGCGGCTGTAGGTTTTGATTTCCTGATGTATTCCGATGCGTTTCAGCTGATTCCGGAAGTCATCGCGGTCATGCCTTTTGAAGAGGTCAACCCTGCTTCGGATACCGTATTGAATTCTGAAGGGGTTTTTGAGGTTCGCTCCCGTTTGATTGCACAGAAAGATTTCGGAACCATGCGGGGCTATGGCTGGCTGGGTTTCAACTATCGCGGCAGCGGTCGTTCATTCCTGATGCCTTGGGGCGTGGGGGCGCAGATGAAACTGCAGCGCCTGCGTTTGGGGGCCGAGCTTTTCGGCTATCAAAGTGTTTCTGATGACACAACCGATGTGACTGAAGCTTTGCGGACTTCCTACATAAACAGCGTCAATGCCGGATCCATGAAGTTCTATTCTGTGAAGCCAAACCTGATGGACAGCCAGCTGTATGCAACCTGGCTGATCAGTCCGAAGCTGAGTGTGCAGGCCAACGGGGGTATGACCCTGACTGGTTCTAACTCGGCGGCGGGATTCCATGTGGGCGGATTCATTCGCTACAGCTTTGATATGAGTGAGGGCTATTCAGAACCTGAATATGTTGCGCCGGTTGAAAATCCGGTGCCGAACTATCGCTCCAATATGTATGAAGAAAGCGATCTGAGTTCTGAAAAGAAAGTCCGTCGCTTCAAAGAACAGACGGGTGACGGTGTGGATCAGAATCTGTTCAAAGCCCGTCCCACGCAGCCGAAGAAGCGACCGCCAGTGGATGATGGCTTGCAACAGCAGCTGGATGATACGGAATTCCAGATCGAGCTGAAAACCAACAAAAAGAAACGTCGTTAGTTTTTGGGAAGCCTGAGGGCTTCCCTTATTTTTTCCGCGTCCAGGCCTGTCAGCTCCACCACTTTGTGGCGCCCGGTTTCACCTTTGATCAAATGCACATCACGCTTGGGAATATCGAACAAATCCGAAAGAAATTCGATCAGGCATTCGTTGGCTTTTCCGTCGACAGGCGGGGCGGTCAGTTTGATTTTGATTTCGCCGTTGTGGGGACCCACAACTTCGTTCCTGGAGGACTTGGGCTGAATAAAAAGGTGGAGTCGAGCTCCACCTTTTGTTGCTTCAATCATGAAGATCTTTGTACTGATTATTCAGCAGAAAGAGGGGACACGTTTGGAGAACGGCCTGCGCCATTTCCATTCACGATATTGTGATTTGGAAGCTGAGCCTGTGGCATGTACTTTTCACCTTGTTCCAGCAAAGACAGATGCGCCTGTGCCAAAGCTTTCAGGTTGGCTTCAAACTGCATGCGTGCGCGCTTCAGTTCAGTCACTTCCTGGTACATTTTCTTCAAAGAGTCGCGGGAATCACGAGTGATGATTTCGGCCTTTTGCTGAGCATCGGCGATGATCAATTTCGCTTCACGGTCTGCATCCTGACGAAGGCGGTCTGCCATCTGAGTTGCAGTGGCGATAGTCTCTTTCAAAACCTGATCGCGCTCTTTGTATTCCATCAAAGAAAGTTCTTTTTCGCGAATGGCTTCTTTCAGGGTGTTTCTTTCCTGAATCAAGGACTCCATCTGGGCAGCGATTTGCTGAAGGAAATCCATAACCTCGTCAGCATCAAGACCCATCATCTTTTTACCAAAAGATTTGTGAGCGATATCGATAGGAGTAATTCTCATTTTGTTCCTCCTTGAACAATATGATTAAGGATAAAGGCCGAGTCTGTGCCTGGGCAAGGTTATTTGATTTCCCGGGCCATTTCTTTGTTTCTCATCGCCGCTTTCTCAAAGCTGATGCGAAGAGCGCGTTCAATCTCAAGCTCTCTCATGGACTGAAGTCCAGCCGCAGTGACACCTTTTTTGGAAGTGACTCGGGCCTGCAGGTCTTCAACCCCTTCGCGGGCTTGTGCTGCCAGCAAAGAAGCGCCAACAAAAGTTTCAATGGTCATCATGCGGGCCTCTTCGACCGAAAAGCCGTGCTCTTCGATCCAGTCCTGCCAGTACATCATCATTTCAAAGACAAATCCGGTGCCGCTGGAGCAGGAAACCATCAAAGCTTCAAACTGATCCTCGTCGTGAACCTGAATCACGCGACCCAGAGGTGCGAACAAATCTTCGACGGTGGCATCAAGTCCCCCGTCATCGTCATCGTTCAAAAGATAACCGATGACTCCGCGGCCGATCAGGGACGGGGTGTTGGGCATCACGCGCGCAAGGCGGGCCCCCTGAATGTAACGTTCCAGTTTTTCCATGCGGATGCCAGCAGCAACACTGATGACGATTTTGTGTTCGTCAAAGCTGCGGGTGACTGGTTCCAGCGCCAATAACAGATCCTGGGGTTTGATCGCCAGGATGATGATGTCGCAGGTGTCGACCAGTTCATCATTGCTGAAGACAGGGTTTATTTTGAATGTCTCAGCAAGTTTGTGAAGTTTTCCTTCGGAGCGGTTGGAAGCGAAGATGTTTTTGGCAGGAAAGCCTCCTTCGATGAGACCTTTGATCATGGCTTGCGCCATATTCCCTGCACCCAGAAAGCCGATTTTTTGCGATTTCAACAAGGGATTCATATAGTGATCCTACCCTTTGGCGGGACGTTCGCCAAATAAAATAGTCCCAAGGCGCACGATTGTGGCGCCTTCCTCAACGGCAACCGGATAATCGTGACTCGTGCCCATTGACAGCTCACTCAGTGGATGGACTGTCGTGTCCGTAGTCGCTTTCAGTCGGTCGCGCAGTTGGCGCAGCTCTGCAAAGTAAGGACGTACTTCGACCCCGGTTTCGGTTAATGGTGGCATGGTCATCAGGCCATAAATATGAAGATGGGGCAGGCTTGTCAGTTCAGCCCACTGGCTTTCGAGGGTTTCTGCGGAAAAGCCCTCTTTGCTGGCTTCGCCTGCCAGATTGACCTGAATCAGGATGTTCTGGGTGACGCCCTTTTGTTCACATTGGCGGCTGATCACATGAGCCAGTTCCAGGGAATCCACAGAGTGAATCAGATGGAACTTTCCGACGACCATTTTGGCTTTGTTCTTTTGAAGATGACCAATCAGGTGCCACTGGATGTCGGCAAGGTCAGAAAGCACACTTTGTTTTTCAAGGGCTTCCTGAACGTAATTTTCACCAAACAGGCGCTGACCCTCGGCGTGCAGGGCGCGCACCTTTTCAGCCGGCTGAAGTTTCGAAACGGCCAGGATCTTGGCGGGTTTTGCTTTTTCTATGATCTCTTTTAATGCCATGACGTGAAACCTATCATTCCGATTGCGAAAATGTCCAATAGAAATACCATCGCTACTTTTTTTGTTGACGACACCGGAAATGGTGGTAGAACATGGTTCATGAGACGCTCCTCCCGAAGAGCCACAACCCGTATAGATAACCCCCGTCTGCATCTTGCGAAGCAGTTCGGGGGTAAGCTTTTAAGAAACAGCCACGCCAAAACGGCGCGGCCGCTTTCTTTGAAGAAAACCATGCATGTTGTGTTGTCGTCAGAATCAGCCCGGGGCGAATGGGCCTTTGAAAAATCGAAGAACAAGAAAATCATCGAAACAGTTTTAAAAAGTCAGGCGCGCAAGTACGGCATTTCGCTGAATGAAATCGCCTGTGCGGGGGAAAGTCTGCATGTGCGGATTCGCCTGCGCAAGCGGCGCACCTTTGCGCCGTTCATTCGTGCGGTCAGTGGGATGCTGGCCCTGATGATCACGGGGGCGGGTAAAACACGAAAACTGAAAAAGAAGTTCTGGGATCAGCGCCCGTGGACCCGGATCTTGGAAGAAATTCGCGGTTATTCAGTCATTGCTGACCGCGAAATATTCGAATATCTAAAAAAAATAGGACTGCAATCACAGTCCTATCCTTTAAGAATCTAAAAGGTACCTGCTTACTTTTGCAGAAGCGCCGCGTTTTATGCAGGGCTTCTGCAAAAGTAAGCAGGTACCTTTTGGGGTTAGCGGCGGTTTAGTTTTGGGAAGATGTTGCGGTCGGTGAGGGACACGAAACGGTAGCCGTCTTGTTCCAGCATCGTCATCAGGCGATCCAGGCTTTGAGCGGTGTTGCGGTGAATGTCGTGCATCAGCAGAACGCCACCGTTTGTTTGTGCAACAGCGTTGGCGACATAGCCGGCATAGTCACGGCGCAGGCTTTGCGGAGCCTGGCAGGTTGCATTTTCTTTGTCGCTGACCTGGCCGTCAGCATAGGCCCAGTCACAAGTATCGATATCCCAACCCACGTTCACATAACCCAAAGAGCTGACCAGCTCGTTGCTGGAACATGTCGAGTTTCCGTAGGGATAACGGAAGAATCTTGGCGTGCCCACCGTGCGAAGCAGACGGTCGGTTTGCGAGATTTCAGAGTTCATGCGCGAAGAGCTCAACTCGTGGAAGTTCGGATGGCTGTAAGAATGATTCGCCAGTTGGTGACCTTCCGCCACCATACGGCGCAGGATTGCTTCGTTGCCTTTGATTTTGCTTCCCAAAATAAAGAATGTGGCTTTGGCGCCGTGAGCTTTCAGTACATCCAAAATCAAAGGCGTGGTTTCCGGGTTCGGGCCGTCATCGAAAGTCAGAGCGATCGTACCGCGAGTGACAGAGTCAGGAATCTGTATGGCGTACTTGCAGCGGTTCGGTTTGAATTTATCGAAGATGCCCCACTCAATGCCGTGCTGCTTGAGGATCTTTTCCATCGACTTGTTCATACCCTCAGTCGTCTGACGCTCGATCAGTTCTTCGTTGGAGGGTGCTTGTGGCAGAACTTCTTCCTGTGCGTGAGCCAGAGAAGCGGTCAATGTCAGAGCGGACAGGGCCAAAGCGATAGGGCGTTTCATGAATCAAGACCTCCGGTTAAAAGCTGAAAGGCGCACCATAACAGAGGATGCGCCGAAGGCCCCAGAGATCTTTCAGTGTTTAAAATTTGGACAGTAGATTTTTCACCAGCTCGATGGGAAGTCCCACGACGTTGTCGAAGGGGCCGTCGAAGCGTTCGATGAATTTTCCGCCCTGACCCTGAATCCCGTAAGCACCGGCCTTGTCCATCGGTTCGCCGGTGTCTATGTAGGTCCAGATTTCATCATCGGTCAGATTGCGGAAGTGAATTTTTGTGGTCTCAGTCTGAGACACTTCCTTGCCGGTGCTGGACTCGACCAGGCACACCGCCGTGATGACTTCATGATATTTACCCGACAAAAGTTTAAGAATCCGGTAGGCATCCTGACGATCGGCGGGCTTACCCAGGGGGGCCCCGTCGAAAATCACCTCTGTGTCCGCGCAAAGCACGATAAACGCGTCTGTACGGCTGGACTTTAGCAGGGGCAAAGCCGCACTCGCTTTTCGTCTGGCGATATCTAAAATCTGATCGTTTACATTCAGGTTTTTGTTAGGAATTTCCGATACTTTAACTGGAACCACGTCGAATGAAAAACCCGCTTCACTTAGAAGCTGTTTTCGGCGCGGTGACTCTGAGGCCAAGATCAATGCTGGTTTCATGAGGATACTTGAACACGAAGAGGCGAAAATGGGAAGTGCAGAGTTAATGCTGATTCTGGGATTGCTGCTCGCAGGAGTTGCGGTCTTCCTTTTTGTCAGTTCCATCTTTGCAAGTAACACGGACAAGCAGCAGCTTTCATGGGCGAACAATGATGAACCGGTAAAATCCAAAAACCCGGTGATCAATTTCTCGCGTCCGCTGGTGCATCAGTTCACCCTGCAGCACGCGATGAAAATTCGCAGTGAATCCTATCGCAAAAAAGTTCGCAAGTTCATCAAAACCTCGGGCCTGTCATCAGAGCTGAACGAGGATGAATTCATCGGGTTGCAGTTCCTGTGGGGGATCATGTTCCCGATCTTCCTGCTGGTCATGAACTTCTCGCTGCAGCTGGGTTTGTCCCCGATGGTTGTGGTGGGTATGGGTCTGATTGGTTTCTATCTGCCGCAGATTCACGCACGCGGTGAAAAGAAGCGCCGTGAGCTTTCAGTGCGCGCGGACCTGCCGTTCTTCATCGATCTGCTGGCGCTGTCGGTGGAAGCGGGTCTGGACTTTTTCTCGGCGATCCAGAAGATCGTGGATAAAGCCAACGGCACGGACAGTGTGCTGGCGGAAGAGTTTTCAATTGTTTTGAAAGATATCAAAATCGGTTCCTCCAAGGCGCAGGCTTTGAAGGAAATGGCCGAGCGCCTGGACATGAACGAGATCACAAGCTTTGTGGCGGTTCTGATCGATGCAGAGTCCACGGGTGCCAGTATTTCCCAGGTCCTGAAAGACCAGTCAGTGCAGATGCGTCTGGAAAGATTCGTCCGTGCCGAGAAAGCCGGTGCCCAGGCTTCCCAGACCATGCTGATTCCGCTGATGTTGTTCATTCTGCCGGCGGTTTTCATCATCGTTTTCGGTCCGGTGGCGGTTTCATTTATGTATGGTGGAAAGTAACAGTGATGGCTAAGTTGATGAATACAACCAACAACCAAACTTTGATTGCGGATCTGGAAGTGGCTTCCACTTTCATGAGCCGTGGCAAAGGTCTTTTGGGCCGCGAAAATCTGCCGGCTGAAAAGGCGTTGTGGATTCATCACTGCAACAGCATCCACACTTTCTTTATGAAGTTTGCGATTGATTGCGTGTTTGTGGATAAAAATCTTAAGGTGCGTGCGATCCGCAGGGACGTGCGTCCCTGGAGATTGGTGCTCCCGGTATGGGGAGCCGCTTCGGTGATAGAGATGGCATCAGGTACGGTCAGCAACGGGAATGTCAGCGTGGGAGATCAACTTTATGTGGGCGCTTAGAATCTTGTCCGGCCCGCAGGCGGGTTCAGTGCTGGAGCTGAAGATGGGGAGGAACCTCATCGGTCGGGCTCCTCAGTGTGACATAAAACTTATCAGTTCCGGTGTTTCCAAAGAACACACCGAGATTTCTGTATTCAAAGACAAAATTGTTGTGACGGATCTTCGTTCCAGCAACGGTACTTACCTGAATGGTGTCCGTGTGCAGAGCGGTGTGATGCGTTTGGGTGACAAGCTGGGCATTCACGATGTGATTGCCGATGTGATCCCGGCGCAGGAATCCCGTGCGCAGCGTCCGCAGGGACAGCCAAGTGCGCAGGCACCAATGCCATATTATGGGGGTGGGGCGGCTCCGCAGATGCCGCAACCTATGCACATGGGTATGCCACAGCAGAACATGGGCATGCCTCAGGGGATGCCGCAGCCAATGGCAGGTATGGGGATGCCGGGCGCAGGCCCCGCACCGACGCCAGCCCCGGCTTTCCAGCAGGGTGGCTTCAAAGGCCTGGTGGATAAATTCAATGAATATATGGACCGCGTGGCTTTGCCCGGGGTTTACAAGCTTCCACAGTTTGTGGAAATGAAAATGGTTCTGCTGGGCTTTGTGGTGATGTTCATCTTCTCCACAACGCTGCTTTCAATGATCCCGATGGTGCAGATCACCCGCGCCAGCATCATCAATGAAAGTAAACGTCGGGCCGCTTCCATTGCCCGCACCGTGGCGACATTGAATCAGGCAGCTCTTTTGCAAAACAGCTATTCATCCTTAAGCACCAACGCGGCGGAATCCGAAGACGGTGTGAAGCAGGTTCTGATTGTGCAGCAGTCTGACGGTATGATCCTGGCTCCGGCTTCGCGCGCGGGAACCACACCGGATCTGCCGTTTGTGCATTCAGCCCGCCGGGAAATGCGCCCACAGTCCGTTGAAGTGGATTCATCCACTATCGGCGCGAGCTTCCCCATTGGTCTGTTTGATCCGAACACGGGCGAGCAGTCGGTGAAGGCTCATGCGATTGTGCTTTATGATATCGGCAGTCTGGCCTTCGATGACGGCCGGGCGATCAGTCTGTTCATGCAGACGCTGGTGATTGCATCGTTGATTGGTCTGTTGTTGTTCTTCTTCATGTACAAGCTGATTGAATATCCGCTGGTCACGTTGAATGCGCAGCTGGACGCGGCGATGCGTGAAAAGACCGACAATACGGTGGTGGACTTCCAGTTCCCGCCATTGCAGGCCTTGATTGGCAATATCAACAGTCTGCTGACAAGATATATCAACGGTGACACCGACAAGGGCGGTGGTGCTGCAGGATTTGTGAACAAGGACGGCGAGGCTGAAAATCTGATGCAGATGATCGGCTACCCGTGTGTGGCGATCGCGAAGGAAGGCCGGATTATTTCCTGCAATCCGTCGTTCCTGCAGGTGGCTCGTGCGGAAATGGCGCAGATTCAGGGGCAGATGTACAAAGCAATCCCCGATGTGGCTTTGCAGCAGAACATCGAAGGTCTGGTGGCGCGTTCCCGTGAAAATCCACGCGGCATCCACACCGATCAGCTCGAGTTCAGCGGACATCTTTGTATTCTGAGCTGTCAGGCATTCTGCACAGGTCAGGAAGTGGACTATTATGTGATCACAGTGTCACCAACTGAAGGAGGCTCGTGATGAGCGCGGCCCCTCAGGTGAAGGATTCCATGAAGTTTGATATTGAGATTATCAAAGGCCCGCATATTGGTCAGAAGCTTTCTTTTGAAAAGGCTTCTGTATCCATGGGCCGTGGTCCGGAAAACGACATTGTCCTTTCCCAGGATCCGCGCGTCAGTCGTCAGCACGCGGAAATCAAACAGCGTGGCAATGAATTTGTGCTCGTCAATCTGAGTCAGAAAAACTTCGTTATGGTCAATGGCCAGAGCGTTCAATCCGAAGTTCTTACGAACGATTCGGTGATTCAGATTGGTGAGACAGAAATTCTGTTCAAAGTCGACATGCCAGTGGTGCAGGCGCCACCGCCAACACCAGCAGCGACTCCGTCTCCGCTATTGACGCCGAATCCATTCCCGGCGCCGACTCCGCCGCGTCCGCAGCAGATGCCGGCTTATCAACAGCCTCGTCCGATGCCGGCCATGCCGAATCCTTCAATGCCTCCGGCCCAGCCGATGGCTTATGGTGGGTATACTCCACCTCCGAATCACGGCATGCCCAACATGGGTGCGCCGATGGGTGGCCCCTCCGGTGGTGGCGGACTGCTTTCCAATCCGAAGGCAAGATTCTATGGAATCATCGCCATCGTGGGCTTGGCAGCGTGGTTCTTCCTGTCGGACTCCGGCAATAAGAACAAAAAAGACCCGAATGCTTTCAGAACTTCTGCTTTGTCCATGGCGGACGTGGCTGAAGCTGAAAAGCGGTCGCAGGAGCTTTTGACCATCAAGAAAGAAAAATACGACTCGGTTCAATACCGCCGGGCTCAGGAAAACTTCATCAAGGGCTTCCGCGACTTCCAGCAGGGCCAGTATGCCCGTGCGCGCGAGGCTTTCCAGGTTGTTTTGAATCTGGATCCGGACAACGAGCTGGCAAAACGGTATTTCCATCTTTCGAAGATCAAGTTTGACGAGCTGGTGAAATTCAACATGATTCAAGGCAACAGATACCGCGAGAAAAAGAACTGGAGAATGTGCCAGTCGAATTATTCCAACGTGATGACCATGCTTCAGCACCGCAAGGACGATCCTTCATTCAAGGAAGCCAAGCAGTTCTATGAAGAGTGCACGCTTAATCTGGAGGGCAGGTTCTAATGGCTCTTCTGCGCGTGCGCCTGCGTGGCAAAACAGTTTGTGAAGTGAATCTGACGGAGGACCGCTCTTATGTGGCTGGCCGCAAAGAGGACTGTGATATCGTTTTGCAGCCGGAAAAGGGCATTTCCCGCGAGCATTTCAAAGTTTTCTTCAATGGCAGCTGGAATGTCGAGGTTGTGTCCCGTTATGGTGAAGTGATCCATAACGGCGAACAGGTTCAGCAGTTCCAGCTTGAGCACGGGGCGATGTTCACCGTGCCTCCTTACGAATTTGACTTCCTGAATACCGTGGCGGAAGCGCCGGTGTATCAGGAAGCTCCCGTCATGAACAGTGGCGAAAACCTGCCCGCAGTCCTTGGTTCCGCACCGGAATCATTCGACGGCAGCGATGAAAAAACCATGATTGGGGTGGCGCCGACCGCGGCCTTCATCAAGATTGTTGATGCTCAGAATGACACCAAAGAGATGATCCGCCTTGATGCGGGTGACGCCTGGATTGCAGGACGGGATTCGACCTGTCACATCCAGATTCGCGATCAGCGAGTCAGCCGTCGTCAGTTTGAAATCCGCCGTGCCGGATCCCAGTTTGTGATTCTGGATCTGGGCAGCGTGAATGGGACGCTTTTAAACGGCAATCCGATTTCTTCCACGGACATGACGCCGATCAAGTCCGGGGACGCGATCAGTGTGCTGGAAAATTATCTTTATTTTGAATTGCACGATGCCAGTTTCCAGAGCCGTCTGGAAATGGTGAATGTGGCTCCGCCAAGTCCGCTGGTGCCAACCAGCTATGACAACGTACCCATGGAATATCAGCAGCAGTCCCATGAAATGATGCCGTATCAGGGGGCAATGCCGCCGATGCCGTATCAACAGCCGATGCAGTATCCGGGCATGGGGGCGCCGATGCCAGGGCAGATGCCGCAGGCTTCGGGTAAATTTGATTTCCAGAAACACCGTCCGAAGCTGATTGTGGGTGCGGTGGTGCTTTTGGCCGTGGCGTATCTGTTCAGCGGCGGGGAAAAGTCTGCTCCTCCTGCGCAGCCGGGTCAGGTGATGGCTCCGGGTTCGCCGCAAGAGCTGTTCTCGAAACTGAAGCCTGAACAGCAGGCCCTGGTTCGTCAGCGCTATAAAGACGCGAAGAATCTGTACATGCAGGGTAAATACCAGTTGGCCCAGGATGAAATCGTAAAGATCCAGGAGATCATCCCGGACTACGAGGACATCCGCGAGATCGAGCGTCTGTCCAAAGAGGCGATCTTCATTCAGGAACAGCAGCGTCGTCAGGATGAAATTGAAAAAGCCAAAGCCGAAGCTGAGGATAAAATCCAAAAGCAGGTTGTGGAATGTCAGAAGAAAATCAATCCAGCTATCACGGCCGCCGAGATGGAAGATTGTCTAAGTCCCGTTCTGCAGTTCAATCCAGAGCATCCACGCATTCTTGATCTGAAATCCCAGGTCGATATGCTCAATGCCCAGCGCGAGGCGAAAGAGGCTGAAAGAGCCGCTTACCAGTCCCTGGTGTCGAAGATGCGCGGACTGTATGGCTGGGCTGAAGGGGTGCACAAAAAAGGCAAACCGTTGGATGCCATTGCCGCTTATGAAAAGGTGCTGGAATCAAAACTTCCGGATCCAAGTGGCTATAAAGGTCAGGCTAAGCGCAATATCGCTTCAATTCGTCAGATGATGAATTCGAAAACGGCCAGCTTCCAGGCCGAGGCTGAAAAGAACTATC is from Bdellovibrio bacteriovorus str. Tiberius and encodes:
- a CDS encoding FHA domain-containing protein produces the protein MSAAPQVKDSMKFDIEIIKGPHIGQKLSFEKASVSMGRGPENDIVLSQDPRVSRQHAEIKQRGNEFVLVNLSQKNFVMVNGQSVQSEVLTNDSVIQIGETEILFKVDMPVVQAPPPTPAATPSPLLTPNPFPAPTPPRPQQMPAYQQPRPMPAMPNPSMPPAQPMAYGGYTPPPNHGMPNMGAPMGGPSGGGGLLSNPKARFYGIIAIVGLAAWFFLSDSGNKNKKDPNAFRTSALSMADVAEAEKRSQELLTIKKEKYDSVQYRRAQENFIKGFRDFQQGQYARAREAFQVVLNLDPDNELAKRYFHLSKIKFDELVKFNMIQGNRYREKKNWRMCQSNYSNVMTMLQHRKDDPSFKEAKQFYEECTLNLEGRF
- a CDS encoding pyrroline-5-carboxylate reductase family protein, with amino-acid sequence MNPLLKSQKIGFLGAGNMAQAMIKGLIEGGFPAKNIFASNRSEGKLHKLAETFKINPVFSNDELVDTCDIIILAIKPQDLLLALEPVTRSFDEHKIVISVAAGIRMEKLERYIQGARLARVMPNTPSLIGRGVIGYLLNDDDDGGLDATVEDLFAPLGRVIQVHDEDQFEALMVSCSSGTGFVFEMMMYWQDWIEEHGFSVEEARMMTIETFVGASLLAAQAREGVEDLQARVTSKKGVTAAGLQSMRELEIERALRISFEKAAMRNKEMAREIK
- a CDS encoding Maf family protein, with product MKPALILASESPRRKQLLSEAGFSFDVVPVKVSEIPNKNLNVNDQILDIARRKASAALPLLKSSRTDAFIVLCADTEVIFDGAPLGKPADRQDAYRILKLLSGKYHEVITAVCLVESSTGKEVSQTETTKIHFRNLTDDEIWTYIDTGEPMDKAGAYGIQGQGGKFIERFDGPFDNVVGLPIELVKNLLSKF
- a CDS encoding DUF192 domain-containing protein; the encoded protein is MAKLMNTTNNQTLIADLEVASTFMSRGKGLLGRENLPAEKALWIHHCNSIHTFFMKFAIDCVFVDKNLKVRAIRRDVRPWRLVLPVWGAASVIEMASGTVSNGNVSVGDQLYVGA
- a CDS encoding polysaccharide deacetylase family protein, which translates into the protein MKRPIALALSALTLTASLAHAQEEVLPQAPSNEELIERQTTEGMNKSMEKILKQHGIEWGIFDKFKPNRCKYAIQIPDSVTRGTIALTFDDGPNPETTPLILDVLKAHGAKATFFILGSKIKGNEAILRRMVAEGHQLANHSYSHPNFHELSSSRMNSEISQTDRLLRTVGTPRFFRYPYGNSTCSSNELVSSLGYVNVGWDIDTCDWAYADGQVSDKENATCQAPQSLRRDYAGYVANAVAQTNGGVLLMHDIHRNTAQSLDRLMTMLEQDGYRFVSLTDRNIFPKLNRR
- a CDS encoding tetracycline resistance MFS efflux pump, translated to MTATSNKSQLAIIFFTVFLYLVGFGVVIPILPILSRNFGATALETGLLLSVYSLMQFLFAPFWGRLSDRLGRRPILLFCLVGETLSYIMFAWARSLEWLFVARILAGFFGASLSTASAYISDITPKHERSKGMALIGAAFGLGFVVGPALGGGLAVWGHHINPAPHFDTSFASYWVAALCFANFLFGLKFLKESLSEKSESAAKKRRFSVMWQYLNKKTVGALVTVFMLSSLAMSSMEATLILFMGEKYQWDVKQVSFGFAYIGVIIIFTQGFLVRRLLPKWGERKVLRLGILLFALGLTGIAVVDSITGMAITMTLLSLGNGLTNPSIMGSVSLLSDSNEQGAAMGVTQSMASLGRIIGPALGGALYGAVAITAPFWASGLMAFLGLAIVLIIYKFIPEHGRVG
- a CDS encoding DUF167 domain-containing protein, whose amino-acid sequence is MIEATKGGARLHLFIQPKSSRNEVVGPHNGEIKIKLTAPPVDGKANECLIEFLSDLFDIPKRDVHLIKGETGRHKVVELTGLDAEKIREALRLPKN
- a CDS encoding YggS family pyridoxal phosphate-dependent enzyme encodes the protein MALKEIIEKAKPAKILAVSKLQPAEKVRALHAEGQRLFGENYVQEALEKQSVLSDLADIQWHLIGHLQKNKAKMVVGKFHLIHSVDSLELAHVISRQCEQKGVTQNILIQVNLAGEASKEGFSAETLESQWAELTSLPHLHIYGLMTMPPLTETGVEVRPYFAELRQLRDRLKATTDTTVHPLSELSMGTSHDYPVAVEEGATIVRLGTILFGERPAKG
- a CDS encoding DivIVA domain-containing protein, encoding MRITPIDIAHKSFGKKMMGLDADEVMDFLQQIAAQMESLIQERNTLKEAIREKELSLMEYKERDQVLKETIATATQMADRLRQDADREAKLIIADAQQKAEIITRDSRDSLKKMYQEVTELKRARMQFEANLKALAQAHLSLLEQGEKYMPQAQLPNHNIVNGNGAGRSPNVSPLSAE
- a CDS encoding type II secretion system F family protein translates to MGSAELMLILGLLLAGVAVFLFVSSIFASNTDKQQLSWANNDEPVKSKNPVINFSRPLVHQFTLQHAMKIRSESYRKKVRKFIKTSGLSSELNEDEFIGLQFLWGIMFPIFLLVMNFSLQLGLSPMVVVGMGLIGFYLPQIHARGEKKRRELSVRADLPFFIDLLALSVEAGLDFFSAIQKIVDKANGTDSVLAEEFSIVLKDIKIGSSKAQALKEMAERLDMNEITSFVAVLIDAESTGASISQVLKDQSVQMRLERFVRAEKAGAQASQTMLIPLMLFILPAVFIIVFGPVAVSFMYGGK
- a CDS encoding FHA domain-containing protein, translating into MWALRILSGPQAGSVLELKMGRNLIGRAPQCDIKLISSGVSKEHTEISVFKDKIVVTDLRSSNGTYLNGVRVQSGVMRLGDKLGIHDVIADVIPAQESRAQRPQGQPSAQAPMPYYGGGAAPQMPQPMHMGMPQQNMGMPQGMPQPMAGMGMPGAGPAPTPAPAFQQGGFKGLVDKFNEYMDRVALPGVYKLPQFVEMKMVLLGFVVMFIFSTTLLSMIPMVQITRASIINESKRRAASIARTVATLNQAALLQNSYSSLSTNAAESEDGVKQVLIVQQSDGMILAPASRAGTTPDLPFVHSARREMRPQSVEVDSSTIGASFPIGLFDPNTGEQSVKAHAIVLYDIGSLAFDDGRAISLFMQTLVIASLIGLLLFFFMYKLIEYPLVTLNAQLDAAMREKTDNTVVDFQFPPLQALIGNINSLLTRYINGDTDKGGGAAGFVNKDGEAENLMQMIGYPCVAIAKEGRIISCNPSFLQVARAEMAQIQGQMYKAIPDVALQQNIEGLVARSRENPRGIHTDQLEFSGHLCILSCQAFCTGQEVDYYVITVSPTEGGS